ctgacaaggtgaaaatctgtcgttctgcccctaaacgaggcagttaacccatcgttcctaggcagtcattgaaaataagaatgtgttcttaactgacttgcctagttaaataaaggtattaaaaaataaaaataataaaaacaattgGCGCCCCAAAATACCGATTTTCACGATTGTTAAGAAAACTTGAAATCCGACCTAATtaaaaatcggccattccgattaaaatcggtcaacctctgcagtaaattgcaactcctcccccattggcagttctatcttgacggaaaatgttttagttgggtatggaaatctcagaatttttggtgtccttcctaagccaggattcagacatggcagcGATTCAGACATGGTtagcggagtgtgctaaagcagcgagtaaaacaaacttagggaggaggcttctgatgttgacatgcatgaaaccaaggctttttcgatcacagaagtcaacaaatgagggtgcctggggacacgcagggcctgggtttacctccacatcacccgaggaacagaggagtaggatgagggtacggctaaaggctatcaaaactggtcgcctagagcgttgtgGACAAaaagtaaaaggagcagatttctgggcgtggtagaatagattcagggcataatgtgcagacaggggtatggtggggtgcgggtacagcggaggtaagcccaggcactgagtgatgataagagaggttgtatctctgtataagctgtttttaatgggtgaggTCACAGCATGTGTGGGAAGTGGGACAAATGAGGAATgatgagtggaactaggggctccgcagtaaactaaaacaatgagaactaacctaaacaacagtatacaaggcatattgacatatgagagagacatacagcgaggcataaagtaatcacaggtgtaTTTGGGGAGCTAACCAAGACAACAACTGGTGGGACAACAACAGCTaatacaacaacaggtaaaatggcgatgactgggcagagagggtcggttaactacacacagaacCTGAGTTTGTGTccgacaaatatatatatatttttttattaaaaacaaataaataaacagaatggagtaccgtggctaatggacagtccagcgggcatcagctatgtagccaagtgatcatagggtccagcgGTCAGCAATAGAAGGAACAGGGGAGCCGCGGAGTTGTCCCTACCACGCGGGCGACGCggtgtttaaagttagtagcccggggctagtagaagcgactgctccgacggaggccggttgaaggcacagcagATGGAGTATTTATCAGCAGACCTGTCATGGTGGTGtggcggggcgccgtgtcgactaaggatccaagccagatggcgaaagaggtattgtagtaatttagttttctatccgggagatgcgcctggctcacggctaactggtgctagcttcggggcaggggcattagccactatagccactcggtagcagcggtgatccggtgccaaggtccagagtttacggcaaggatccggtggagtagtgtgttctagccgtgtttgggtggagtctgggtgaacaactgagtaggccgggaggtgggcctcagggatagcttcggtactgggtaactcggtgggtgctagctagctgtgaagatcaggagAATGATCCAGGGTTTAGCAGGAATCCTGTGTTgtagtggagagacagtccgttactggtaggctggcgagtattatccaagcTAAAAAAAAAGGGCTGGtacctgtgcagaaggtaaaggctgctagcagtggctaaatagcttgtagctaattagctggttagcttctgatggctagggGGTTCTtgctataaaaaataaaaaaataatagcggttccgaatcacattgggtgaggcaagTTACCGGAAGGTTTAATTggagaagagattgaaaataaaattgaaatatatacataaaaagatgaaaaaaatacaaaagtacacgagaggacaAACAAAACACGTGTGCACttctacgccatcttggaataaACTGAAACGAACTgcaaaatcactaaagctggagactcttacctccctcactagctttaagctccagctgtcagagcagctcccaCATCATtgcacatagctcatctgtaaatagcccatccaatctacctcatccccatactgtatttatttatttaacttgctcctttgcaccccagtatctctacttgcacgttcatcttctgcacattctaccattccagtgtttaattgctatattgtaattacttcgccaccatggcctatttattgccttacctctcttatcctacctcatttgcacatgctgtatatagatatttctactgtattattgattgtatgtttgtttattccatgtgtaactctgtgttgtgtgtcgaactgctttgcttcatcttggccaggtcgcagttgcaaatgagaacttgttctcaactagcctacctggttaaataaaggtgaaataaataaataaaaacttccgacttcagctgtatctttacttttactcaagtatgaaaattgggtattttttccaccactgtttagTGGTGGTCAGTTTAATCACTGCTATTGTGCCTGCTTTATAAACCATTTGTTTATGCAATTGACATTGTAATCAATAACTAATGCAGATTAATATTGCCATTATGTTAAGCCTGCCCATGCAAGAATGAATGGGAAAACCATTGCAGTTTACAGTGCCATGATACTTTATTTTTGTGTAATACCACATTTCAGTACAGGGATGGTGATTATCACTGAGCTGGCTTTATGTGGAGATGAAGTATTTAAATTCATGTGTTGGATGTTACATGTTCAATATAACTACAAGTCTTTAAGGCATATACTGTAACAAATACTCCACCTTGATCTGCTTAATTAACAAAACCAAACTGACACTTTAATTTTAAACTCTGAAATAAACTGCATTTCCTTGGGTCTGCATTGTAACTGTACAATATTGAGGTAAACAAGTCATATTTAAATACAATACACTTAAAGTACAATATGTGATGACAAAATAACAAAAACTGTGGATTAAAAACAACCCAAACTGCACAGGAAGGCacaacatacagtggcaagaaaaagtatgtgaaccctttggaattatctggatttctgaataaattggtcataaaattagaTCCGattttcatctaagtcacaacaacagacaaacacagtctgctataacacacaaattatattgaatacataatttaaacattcacagtctaggttggaaaaagtatgtaaacccctagaggctaatgacttctccaaaacctatttggagtcaggagtccaatcaatgagacgagattggagatgttggagagctgccttgccctataaaaacacttgcaaaatttgagtttgctactCACAAGACGCATtgtctgatgtgaaccatgcctcgaacaaaagagatctcagaagacctaatattaagaattgttgacttgcataaagctgaaaAGGGTTACAAAAGAATCTCTAAAAGCcatgatgttcatcagtccacggtaagacaaatggtCTGTAAATGGAGAacgttcagcactgttgctactttcCCTAGGagtgcaaagatgactgcaagagcacagcgcagaatgctcaatgaggttaagaagaatcctagagtgtcagctaaagacttacaaaAATATCTGgaccatgctaacatctctgttgacgagtctacaatacgtaaaacactaaacaagaatggtgttcatgggaggacaccacagaagacgCCACTAAtgtccaaaaaaaaaaacattgctgcacatctgaagttcgcaaaagagcatctggatgttccacagcgctactggcaaaatattctgtggacagatgaaactaaagttcagtagtttggaaggaacacacaacactataagtggagaaaaaaaggcacagcacaccaacatcaaaacctcatcccaactgtaaagtatggtggagggagcatcatggtttggagctgcttggctgcctcagggcctggacagcttgctatcattgacggAAAAAATGATTCCCAAGTTTAGCAAGACATTCTGCAGGAGAATAtaaggctatctgtctgccaattgaagctcaacagaagttgggtgatgcaacaggacaacgacgtaaaacacagaagtaaatcaacaacagaatgactTCAACAGaagattgagatgctgtggcataacctcaagagagcagttcacaccagacatcccaagaatattgctgaactgaaacagttttgtaaagaggaatagTTCAAAATtctcctcctgaccgttgtgcaggtctgatccgcaactacagaaaacgtttgctTGAGGTtatgctgccaaaggagggtcaaccagttattaaatccaagggttcacatacttttcccaccctgcactgcgaatgtttacacggtgttcaataaagacatgaaaaagtataattgtttgtgtgttattagtttaagcagaatgtgtttgtctattgttgtgacctagatgaagatcagataaaaaTGTATGACCAATTGAtgcagaagtccaggtaattccaaagggttcacatactttttcttgccactgtatatggcTGTTTAATATATAACAAGTCTCTACATAGGGACAGTCTGGAACAGAATCCAGCAGGGCTATGGAGTCAGCATAATAGGGCCGGGAGGCATAAATGGTACCTCATCCTCCTCTATGGCTATAAACCTCATGTCATGTAGGACCAGCCTGAGGATCTCTGTCATGGCCGGATACACCGCTGAGCATTTTCCCATCTGTGAAGAGTCAAAACAGCTGTTTATACCCCTTTAAACTACTGTTGTTAAAAGGGAGAACGCTACATCATCTAGTATTCTACCTTGGTGAAAGCCTTGATGGTGCGCTCCAGGAAAGCAGCCTCCACCTCTTCTGGTATTGTGAGAACATGAGCCATACAGTCCAGAATGCACATCAACATCTCCCTGGGAGCCTGGAGGGGATGTGGTCAAATAGAATACAGCTTTATTGTTGAATGAAAATGTGTCTTGTGCCTTTCCGAACACCCCCAGAAACTGTGGGCCTTTTGTGGGGAGCAATTATGGGGGGtttaagtgccttgatcaagggcacaaGGTAGGAGATGGTACATGGGATCAGAGACCAACAGCCTTCCAGCTGCAGGTTCGGTTCGATTCCCATTTTTGTGTTGCCTGGCCCGGGGCTTTCGgctgctctaacctctaggcaACTGCTGCACCCAAATTAATAGGTTAACTGAACAGAAGTAGTCAGTAGATTCACACAGTATTTAGCAAGTCCAAGTTTTCTGTGTTAGATCATAGGATTGGGCCCAGAATGAGAAGCCCTGAGGTGGCCTACAATAAGTGCTGCTGACCTGGTCCAGTGGTTTGAAGACAGCCTCTGGGTTTGCAGGGTCACTGTCGTTAAGGTCCAGTTTCTGTACATCTCTGACGGAGATGACTGGCTCCTTCAGCTGCTCCAGCCAGGTCCACATCAGCCCAGAGAGCACAAATGGGTCCTTCTCCAATGTACAGAGCCTCTCCCATGCCCCTCCCATGTTTAACCCAGACTGCAAACAGATACAAAATAGACAATCATTGCCACCCAAGCACACAAAAGGCCTACTGGCGTTATCCTAATGGCACTGCAGTATCAAAAAGGAAAATCAAACCTATATGAATTTCCTTTATTTACAGATAAGGTTCAGGTAAACATGATTTGTCAATTGTGCTATGTTACTCTATAAGTACCATTACACATGTAATAATAATATTTTAGTATTTAGAAATATAGGTATATTGTATggacagtattattattattttttgaactATGCGATTAAATGTCGAGTTCCTACCTGCCAGGCGTGGAGTCTCTCCAAGTGTTCGTCCTCTCCATCCAGCTCCAGATCCACCGCCAGGGCCTGGGCCACCAGCACCCGCCTGGCCTCCTTGGACagctctgtctggatggtgatgaaGGGCACCTCTGACTCCTCTATCTGAAACACCTGGGACACATTCCCATTGTTCACTAACATTTCCCTCTGCTTCTTCCTCCACCTAAACAACATGCTGCCAAACGTTTTCTGCTTAGGGTGGCACTCAGACTCGCTGCTCTGGCAGGCTTTCTGCCTCTTCTTTAGGAGTGGGGATCCCTCCGCCAGGCTCTTCTGCTCCCAGAGGGACCCATGGGGAAAGAATCCATTTTGGGAGCTGTACGTGGTGGTGACGGGGCTGACCGTGGCCAGGGTTCTATGCAGGGAGTTCagggagggagaacaggccacAGGCAAGTTGCTAGCGGATAGAAAGTTGGAGAGAGGTTGGGTCAGCAGGTGGAGTTCAGAGCCTAGCCTCTGTACGTCCGACTCGCTGTAGCTCAGGCTCTTGCGGTGGTAGAAGAGGGCCGGTTCGTTGGCGTGTCGGTGTTTGGTTGGGGGTCCCGGTAAGCGGGGCCGGTCCCCCATGCTGCCTCCGCCGAAGCTACCCTTGGTGAAGCCAAAGTCGTAGTAGCGCTCAAACTCCACCTCCTCCTCGGCGGTCATGTCATGGACGTCCAGCATGTCCTCCTCGATTACCTGACGGTGCTCAGCGATGTCCAGCAGCAGCTTGCAGATCACATGGATGATCTTGGGCAGGTGCCTGAGCTCCCGTCGCTCATAGCCGTGCAGCATGTGTCTCTGGCGGGTCAGGAACTGGGACAGGGTGACTGGGTTAGTACTGGGCTCAGCGCAGGAGAAAATACTCCTGATGGGGACCAGGAACTGGGCAAACTCCCGCACGCAATACAGCTGACCTCTGGTCTGGATGGAGTTGGGACGTTTAGAACGTACAAACACGATAGCCTGGTCAGCGGTCATCCTCGTGGCGAAGACCAGGTAACACGCTAACAACACACCTGAGAGAAGACACAGCCAAAACCATCAGCGTTAGGGTCAGTCGTGACCACAAAGCATAGTCATTTTGATTACTGTGACTGTCAAACTTTTTTGTCCTATACTACATTACCTGTTCTTCCCAGACCAGCATGACAGTGGACAGACATTTTCCCCTCCTGCATCGCAAAGGACATGACTTTCACCATGTCCAGGATGGATGTGAGAGAGGCCACCCCGTAGTCATTCCATCCAAAGTTATAGAAATATACTGGAGTATAAGGACAGTCATTATTTAACCATTCTCATGGTAAGTTTGCCTTTGGCTTCTTTAGTTTCCTCATTGTAGAGAAATAGTCATACACTTACTGTCATTCTCCATGAACACCTCAGGTCGGTAGGAGAATCCACTCTCTGGTTCCAGTGTGTTGGGACCACAGCTGGCGTGTTCCCCTGGTCTCTGCAGGTTTATCACCGTCTTTAggccacatctacacacacacactgaattagGAATCTATTATTTTATCTTTACTAGCTGTATTGAACTGATTTATGAGGACAGTAAACCCTGAAATAGTACATCTATTAAATTACCTTTTAAATTGGTCAATGATGTTGTACTTTTCTATTAATGCAGTAGAGGGCCTGGCCATGGCAAGTAGGTTCTCTGTGACCCTGAAAAGAAAGGCATGCTTCTGCATAAAATGTATGGGTATAATCCACTTACGTTCAACATACACATTTTCATAGAGCCTTTCTGATTCCTACCAGGAGGAATAGAGGCCTTTGATGGCTTGCTTGTCCTCGCTCCAGCGGTCAGGGTCCTCATACTTGCAGTTCAGACCTCCACACCCTATGGAGCACTGTGTGGCTCCAGGTATGACATGACGTATCACCTCCCCGACCAACGTGTAATTCGCCCGGGGGGTCCTGACTGGGAGACACAAGGAGGATTGGGGGTTTTATAGGCGAGATGAGGGGTGATATCAAGGGTGGTGGGATGGTGGTGTTTGTAGAATATCGTCCTCTGTCACTTCAACCATCTGACCTCAGCAGTTTCCGTTCAGAATTATATTTTATGTTGCAGTCTGCTTGTGGAGGGAGACATGTTGGAAAGAACTGATACATTCAATGGACTACCATACAGGTCAAGCATACACTACATCGTTTCTTCTTTCTGAATCAAACTGCAGAATCAACATCTGTGATTGGATTAGCACATTGTAAATAAGTAGTGTCAAGCTTAACTATGAGGTGTTCACAATGTAAAGAAGTAGTATTAAGCTTAAGTATGAGGTGTTCAGCCATTTACAGCTAGCTAATCTGTCTGGCACACTCCACCAGACGTAACAGAATTACTGTAAAAATAGCAACACAAAAACCTATTTCAACTTTTCATACATACTGAACAATTTGTTTTGTTGACAGTATAAATTATCCTCTATGATATAGTATAGGCATACCTGACTCCATGTAGCGGTAGGGGACTCCACTGCTTGTCTGAGGGTGGAGTACTAGAGGACGAAATACCCAGGCAGACATCCACTGCCATGGCAGTGCCTtggcatgcgcacacacacaaacaaacacacacacacacacacacacacacacacacacacacacacacacacactaagataAAAACCTAATCACATGAACAAAGTAACAGCAACctcaaaatagtaaaataaagtatCCTCAGCACTTACACCTGTAGCAACAAGGATGTGGAGCTAGTGATCGTCAGCATCTTCAGACATCAACCTAAAACGACTCCACATGCCCCTGTTGGACCACAGACAGCAGTCTGCTCAGATGCTGTAAATCTAAGCTTTAGTCTTCCTGCACCACCACGGGTCTTCAGTTAATCAGCCTGGATTATCTCTGGAAAGTAGGGTTTGGCAACGACACCATCTACTGCATTTGTTATGCTCATCTCTGGACTGGCAGTGCCATGTATCTCACCAGGAACAGGTATTTTGATCCATGGAAATACAGCATCCTGGGCTGCCTCCGTTGAGAAGAGTCAGAGAAAGGAGGACCATCAGAGGTGTAGGTTGAACCGTGGCATGGCTCTGGACGTTAAGACACCTCCCTGGacgctcctcttctctcctccttagTCATGTACTGTACCTCCCTCAGGAGGAAGAGCAGTAGGTCTATTCCTGACTCCTGGATTAACCCACTAATCTCATTACTGTACAAATAGGTTCAACAGGCAAAAGCCCCAGTGGCCACTCCACCTCCCAATAGAGCAAAAATGACCCGTCATCTCTGACCATGTAGATTTGAACTTCCTTCAGTTCATAACCACACTGAGATAACACTTGTTAGTCATTTCATTACGATCTTCGGATCAATCATCCAGAGATATCATGTGATCAGAAATCAATACACCCAATGTATAGTATGTTTACACCAAAATATGAACTGTAATCTCATTGAGTCATTCAGGGTGCTATGCTGCACTGTATATCAATCCTACACACAAAGAAAATCCTATGGTACATTTGTTTGTTGATGGAATTAACATCCAAAGTGAAGCAACTGTCATTTACTGTGATATCCAGTTTCAGACACTGTAGAGAAGATTGAGTCAATCCTATTCAGGTAAGGGGCAGGACCTGAATGAAATAGGAAGCACAGTGTCAAGTTCGATCCTGATTTGCTTACCTGAGGTACTTGAAAGCTGATTATGGATCCGTCTAAGAAGGGAAAGATAGACACTGATGCATCTCAGGCCATTCTGAAACAATGAATGGTAATTGGGAAGGGAAAGTGTCCTTGAGGTCCCTCTGGTAAGATAGAAGGTTCTGGTAGGGTAGAACATGTTACTTACAATGGCTTTCACAACAGATGATTGATGAATGTGTGACATGGTAAGGAGGATAAATTGATTAGCGGATTGACAGTCCTGCACTTAACTGATTGTGTTGTTCATGAAGGATTTAAGGTTACTGTAACCTCTTGTATTATCTGATCAGCTTAGTACTTAAGTCTAGTTGAATCTTCTGAGGGCACAACGCATCTTttatttggtaacactttacatagATTTTATTGTGTAGTTACACTGTAATGACTCTAGTAACATTATATTACTGTGCTGTTACATTGTGTAATTGTATTGTGCGGTTGCATCCACAGTGAAACAAAGACTCCCCCTATGTAAATTGTGACTAAATTCTACTCCTTTTCAGCTTAATTGTACTCTTTTGTAAAGATATCTAATTGTGTAGGAGTCTTACATAACAGAGGGTGATACATGGCCTCTGGATGAGAGGATACTGTTGAGAAGATTAGCCTGGCCTGATGAATGAGATCATAGTGTGGGACAACTGTCCAGGCAGGCCTAACCAGGGACAGACACAATAACTAAATTAACATCTAGAAACAACCTCTAGTCCCTCCTCCTAGACACTTAATCTAGATCTGAATTATTTCGCTAAGTAAACAAAAACTGCATCCCTATACAGAAACAGTAGATCGGCTCGTGCCCTATTGACCGTTCTGGCTCAGACAAGGCTAGTAGTACGCTCCGATAGCTGGGGGGTTACTGTGGTTGCCTGCAGAGAAGAAACATTGATCCGATGGCTCCACCACCTGGCTACAAATGGCAGTGACAGGCAAGGATTCCAGAGTGAAATAGAATGAATCCTCACTTTGGTGATAAAGCAGCTCAGATTGCAATATGTCAACAATTTCACCTAATAAAACGAGTCACATCAATGTATATAATTCAAATATTTTAATTTCATTTGATCTTGTTCTTACTTCCCTCCAAGTTACATAAGGAACCATAGTGTTCTAAAAGTCAACATACAGTATAAATTGAATCAAAATGTAAAATAACAAATGCACATAAGGAACTGTGCCTTTCACAACCAACAGTACCGCATCAAGTGAAACAGCATCATGATAAAGGTAATAGAATCACAAAATGTATTTATACTGTAATATTATTACAGTAAGGTGAGAGAACAATATGGGTTAACTCAACCAATAAAGGACCAACTTAATATCAAATATTATATTGAGCTGTTACCTCAATGTGACACAGCACAACATCCTGTGGTGGAGTAAATAAAGTCTAATTACTGAATGGAATCTTAAAATTATTTGGCATCTGACCATAGAAGCACATAATGCCCACTGCCTGAGAGCTGCCTGAGAGCTGCCTGAGAGATACCGAGCAGGTACAAGTTGACTCTAACTATTGATACAGGATAAGATATAGTTGTTTAATGCTAAAGGTTATAAATAGGACTGAGGGTAAGGTaatctgattctagatctgtgATTAGGGGCAACTTCTACCTTCAGCAAGAGATCCACCAGTCTCTTTTTGGATGAGGTGATCAGTGCTGGTTGTACCGgtcctgtctgtcctttctgATCCCCTCTGTGGCTCTCAGCTTACATGTCAGCACACACTtatttcttcttctttctctgaggccctttcagagagagagaacgagagtagAGAGTGGTTAAtgaacaacacactgacacaccaaAGGTAACCTCCTCTTCTGACAACCTGACAAATCAAATTCAGAGGCCTCGTGGTAATCTAGGACATAAACCCTGCTACATTGAGATGTTGGGGGCATCTAAAGAGTGTGGTTATTTTCCTTTCCTGTCATACAGTCAGAGAGCTGTCCCACCTGCAGATACTGCAGTGGTCTTCCAGATCTTGTGGTTGAGTTTCTCCCCCAGCAGGTAGAGGGGAGCCACGGTGATGGACGACACCCCCAGGAATATCACCAGGCCCATAGGACTCAGACGCTCCATGATGGGGTAGACCCAGATACCAGCCACATGGTGCACCCACAGAaccctgggagagggaggggggggggggggttataggaAGATGTCCAAATGTTGTTAAAGTATCATAACATTCAGTcaaggagagtggaggagtaaC
This window of the Oncorhynchus clarkii lewisi isolate Uvic-CL-2024 chromosome 16, UVic_Ocla_1.0, whole genome shotgun sequence genome carries:
- the LOC139368799 gene encoding protein tyrosine phosphatase domain-containing protein 1-like → MSAWVFRPLVLHPQTSSGVPYRYMESVRTPRANYTLVGEVIRHVIPGATQCSIGCGGLNCKYEDPDRWSEDKQAIKGLYSSWVTENLLAMARPSTALIEKYNIIDQFKRCGLKTVINLQRPGEHASCGPNTLEPESGFSYRPEVFMENDIYFYNFGWNDYGVASLTSILDMVKVMSFAMQEGKMSVHCHAGLGRTGVLLACYLVFATRMTADQAIVFVRSKRPNSIQTRGQLYCVREFAQFLVPIRSIFSCAEPSTNPVTLSQFLTRQRHMLHGYERRELRHLPKIIHVICKLLLDIAEHRQVIEEDMLDVHDMTAEEEVEFERYYDFGFTKGSFGGGSMGDRPRLPGPPTKHRHANEPALFYHRKSLSYSESDVQRLGSELHLLTQPLSNFLSASNLPVACSPSLNSLHRTLATVSPVTTTYSSQNGFFPHGSLWEQKSLAEGSPLLKKRQKACQSSESECHPKQKTFGSMLFRWRKKQREMLVNNGNVSQVFQIEESEVPFITIQTELSKEARRVLVAQALAVDLELDGEDEHLERLHAWQSGLNMGGAWERLCTLEKDPFVLSGLMWTWLEQLKEPVISVRDVQKLDLNDSDPANPEAVFKPLDQAPREMLMCILDCMAHVLTIPEEVEAAFLERTIKAFTKMGKCSAVYPAMTEILRLVLHDMRFIAIEEDEVPFMPPGPIMLTP